Proteins from a single region of Cydia strobilella chromosome 2, ilCydStro3.1, whole genome shotgun sequence:
- the LOC134753501 gene encoding uncharacterized protein LOC134753501, translating into MSLLQQIPYKEYAKVIGALTPEQCEVIATLANVEVSFTQTAAPGEVILKALDRNGCSLQKYRQLLTTALNRKVIKTYYKPEAKVAVLMANDKYQHLSKLITPSIDCDSLATHFKDMGFIVVTIRNTISKDLKRVLAELFHLIPENSYCFVFYAGHGCELCNTKCMLGVDCPPEDIQLGHCVTENFVLREVNKCKPELSIMIMDMCRLSLNRNSNPEIFNAISDVEEYTIHKNSLVAYSTQSAHSAYEVLQIECSQSLDNVTYELKPGDTEKIVPQGSQYVNALCDRLADGLDVSALLDKVHEDVETSMKKQRPIKLQCGVVKRSLYDPASGDNAELINKLQELCKVYEEHCTLL; encoded by the exons atgtcGTTATTACAGCAAATTCCGTACAAGGAATATGCAAAAGTAATCGGAGCACTGACACCAGAGCAGTGTGAAGTAATAGCAACTTTAGCTAATGTAGA GGTAAGCTTTACGCAAACAGCTGCACCTGGTGAGGTTATATTGAAAGCTCTAGACAGAAATGGCTGTTCCCTGCAAAAGTACAGACAACTCCTCACAACGGCACTCAACAGAAAAGTCATCAAAACTTACTACAAACCGGAAGCTAAAGTTGCCGTTCTAATGGCCAATGACAAATATCAGCATTTATCCAAGTTAATTACTCCATCTATAGATTGTGACTCGCTAGCTACTCATTTTAAAGATATGGGTTTTATTGTAGTAACTATTAGAAATACTATCAGTAAAGATTTAAAAAGAGTTCTGGCGGAactatttcatttgataccagAGAATAGTTATT GCTTTGTCTTCTATGCCGGCCATGGCTGTGAACTTTGCAACACAAAGTGCATGCTTGGTGTGGACTGTCCCCCTGAAGACATCCAGTTGGGCCACTGTGTGACGGAGAACTTTGTGCTCCGAGAGGTCAACAAATGTAAGCCGGAGTTGAGCATCATGATCATGGATATGTGCAGGCTTagtttaaatag GAATTCTAACCCTGAAATCTTCAATGCCATATCAGATGTCGAGGAATATACCATCCATAAGAACTCCCTTGTTGCCTACTCCACTCAATCAGCTCATTCAGCTTATGAAGTTCTACAGATAGAATGCTCCCAAAGCTTAGACAATGTTACATATGAATTGAAACCAGGCGACacagagaaaatagtgccacaAGGTAGCCAGTATGTTAATGCATTGTGTGACAGACTGGCAGATGGTTTGGATGTCAGTGCCTTGTTGGATAAAGTTCATGAAG ATGTTGAGACTTCTATGAAGAAACAAAGACCTATTAAACTTCAATGTGGAGTTGTAAAACGGTCATTATATGATCCTGCTTCAG